Proteins from one Bactrocera neohumeralis isolate Rockhampton chromosome 3, APGP_CSIRO_Bneo_wtdbg2-racon-allhic-juicebox.fasta_v2, whole genome shotgun sequence genomic window:
- the LOC126752648 gene encoding uncharacterized protein LOC126752648 produces MRLRRETFSSNSYISLNMKLIVLFVGLCVSVGVMCGVPYQVEVGSANPSYRGDVAVQSSIVNDMNERFKRRPPQPSVSESFAKVNRLINSFSDRFDNKKELCGPQLNRRKRQLNPNNAHCSLPVTVPVGQNYHNDIERIAAELRYNPDIITTDVSNENRHAVDSYTTITVPANQNHAQPIDLTITMQATLTYDNTARNLRADSIHRSIAERMQEMDWYRGGNRNTNDEQGHLLADSLGGPSLSWNFVPQSPSVNRAVQIRGGTTYCWFDLEADIRRILQENQNDYIVWTILVSYGGLPASRRPTAFLISVRHLDSNRRFINYRMFLIPNIPSDACTNSNHAFWQNPIF; encoded by the exons ATGAGACTTCGTCGTGAAACATTCTCTTCGAATTCATACATTTCTTTGAACATGAAGTTGATTGTTCTTTTTGTGGGTCTATGTGTCTCTGTTGGGGTGATGTGTGGCGTGCCCTATCAGGTTGAAGTTGGGTCAGCAAATCCTAGTTACAGag GCGATGTTGCTGTCCAAAGTTCAATCGTAAATGATATGAACGAGAGATTCAAACGGCGACCACCTCAACCAAGTGTTAGTGAATCGTTTGCTAAGGTAAATAGACTGATAAATAGTTTTTCTGATCGATTCGACAATAAAAAGGAATTGTGCGGCCCTCAACTGAATCGCCGTAAAAGACAGCTAAATCCTAATAATGCCCATTGCTCCCTACCCGTAACTGTCCCCGTCGGGCAAAACTATCATAACGATATAGAACGCATTGCTGCCGAACTACGCTATAACCCAGACATCATAACCACTGACGTGTCGAATGAAAATAGGCACGCAGTTGATAGTTATACCACAATTACAGTTCCAGCCAACCAAAATCACGCACAACCCATTGACTTGACCATCACAATGCAAGCTACTCTCACGTATGATAACACGGCACGAAATCTGCGAGCAGATAGTATTCATCGTTCAATTGCAGAGCGTATGCAAGAAATGGATTGGTATCGCGGAGGTAATCGAAATACCAATGATGAACAAGGTCATCTTTTGGCTGACTCTCTAGGGGGGCCTAGTTTATCATGGAATTTTGTTCCACAAAGTCCATCAGTAAATCGTGCAGTGCAAATAAGAG GTGGGACGACATATTGTTGGTTTGACCTCGAAGCGGATATCCGAAGAATTCTCCAAGAAAATCAGAACGATTACATCGTTTGGACCATCTTAGTTAGTTATGGGGGTTTACCAGCTTCGCGCCGCCCGACAGCTTTTTTGATATCGGTACGTCATTTGGATTCCAATCGTCGATTTATAAACTATCGCATGTTTTTGATTCCCAACATTCCTTCGGATGCCTGCACTAATTCGAACCATGCATTCTGGCAAAATCCCATTTTTTAA